One genomic segment of Synechocystis sp. LKSZ1 includes these proteins:
- a CDS encoding YebC/PmpR family DNA-binding transcriptional regulator, whose product MAGHSKWANIKRQKARVDAKKGKTFTQLSRAIIVAARNGLPDPAGNFQLRTAIEKAKAAGIPNENIERAIAKGAGTYDSGEANFEAIRYEGYGPGGIAILVEALTDNRNRTAADLRAAFSKKGGNLGETGCVSWMFTQKGVVRLSGTVSEESLLEAALAGEAETYEWLDEAEGGGVELFTNVANTENLVQSLKNAGLTVAESELRWIPENIVEVTDEEQAQALLKLVDVLENLDDVQSVTTNFELVEALLGLAE is encoded by the coding sequence ATGGCTGGTCATAGTAAATGGGCAAATATCAAACGACAAAAGGCCCGGGTCGATGCTAAAAAGGGCAAGACCTTTACTCAACTCTCACGGGCCATCATTGTCGCGGCTCGTAACGGGCTACCGGATCCCGCTGGCAATTTTCAATTGAGAACGGCCATTGAAAAGGCCAAGGCTGCGGGGATTCCCAACGAGAATATCGAACGGGCCATCGCCAAGGGGGCCGGCACCTACGACAGTGGCGAAGCCAATTTTGAGGCTATTCGTTACGAAGGTTATGGCCCGGGGGGCATCGCCATCCTGGTCGAGGCTCTGACGGATAATCGCAACCGTACCGCTGCCGATCTCCGAGCCGCTTTTAGTAAAAAGGGCGGCAACCTCGGGGAAACGGGCTGTGTCAGCTGGATGTTTACTCAGAAAGGTGTGGTGCGTTTGAGTGGGACAGTCAGTGAAGAATCCCTGTTGGAGGCGGCCCTGGCCGGAGAAGCCGAAACCTACGAATGGCTAGATGAAGCGGAAGGGGGCGGCGTAGAATTATTTACCAATGTGGCGAATACGGAAAACCTAGTTCAGAGTCTCAAAAATGCTGGCTTGACGGTGGCCGAGAGTGAACTGCGCTGGATTCCCGAAAATATAGTAGAAGTGACAGATGAAGAGCAGGCCCAGGCCCTCTTAAAATTGGTTGATGTGTTAGAAAACCTGGATGATGTACAGTCTGTGACTACGAATTTTGAACTGGTGGAGGCCCTGCTCGGATTGGCTGAATAG
- the gshA gene encoding glutamate--cysteine ligase yields the protein MGLLTKGLEIEIYTGTPQGQIIGLSDRIVQDLTGFVREPDSRNVEYTTAPFQSYDRLLCAILRPRRQLRQYLASLGDYTLIPGSCLSLGGGQVFYRSDPQNPYHSYIEQTYGPTVVTASVHINIGIADPEHLLQACRLVRLEAPLYLALSASSPFFDGRVTGAHSSRWQVFPKTPPQVPLFTSHGHFIEWTEQQLQLGTMQNVRHLWASVRPNGDNRPYNLNRLELRICDLVTNPLHLLAIVALLEARLMQLALDPSLDPLQASSLAPDRLLELTDKNETLAAQSSLDATLFHWQDGRPIQARDWIEELYTSVYPLAKAQGFSCFLSPVQTILRQGNMAQQWLQQYQKGISLSVILQQAIFDTEQEEQRLAEDLCLPALVA from the coding sequence ATGGGACTGCTAACCAAGGGCCTCGAAATTGAAATCTATACCGGCACCCCCCAAGGCCAGATCATCGGTTTATCCGACCGAATTGTGCAAGACCTAACGGGCTTTGTACGAGAACCCGATAGTCGCAACGTGGAATACACGACGGCCCCGTTTCAGAGCTATGACCGCTTACTCTGTGCTATTTTGCGTCCACGCCGTCAATTGCGTCAGTACCTAGCAAGCCTGGGTGACTATACTCTTATTCCCGGCAGTTGCCTTTCCCTCGGCGGTGGGCAAGTATTTTACCGCTCCGATCCACAAAATCCCTACCATAGCTACATTGAGCAGACCTACGGCCCGACGGTGGTGACGGCCAGTGTCCATATCAACATCGGTATTGCCGACCCAGAACACCTACTCCAGGCCTGTCGTCTAGTTCGTCTAGAAGCGCCGCTGTATCTGGCCCTGAGTGCCTCCTCTCCCTTCTTTGATGGCCGGGTGACGGGGGCCCATTCCAGTCGTTGGCAAGTCTTTCCCAAAACGCCGCCCCAAGTTCCCCTTTTTACCAGTCATGGCCACTTTATTGAGTGGACGGAACAACAATTGCAGTTGGGTACCATGCAGAATGTCCGTCATCTCTGGGCCTCGGTGCGGCCCAATGGCGATAACCGCCCCTATAATCTCAATCGGTTAGAACTCCGCATCTGTGATTTAGTTACTAATCCCCTCCATCTGCTGGCCATTGTGGCCCTCCTGGAAGCGCGTTTAATGCAACTGGCCCTTGACCCGAGCCTCGATCCTCTCCAGGCTAGTTCCTTAGCCCCGGACAGGTTGCTGGAATTAACGGATAAGAATGAGACCCTTGCCGCCCAATCCAGTTTGGACGCGACCTTATTCCATTGGCAGGATGGGCGTCCGATCCAGGCCCGAGACTGGATAGAAGAGCTGTATACATCGGTGTATCCTCTTGCCAAGGCCCAGGGCTTTAGTTGTTTTCTCTCTCCAGTACAGACTATCCTGCGTCAGGGCAACATGGCCCAGCAGTGGCTCCAGCAGTACCAGAAGGGGATTTCATTATCGGTTATTCTGCAACAGGCCATTTTCGATACAGAACAAGAAGAACAGCGCCTCGCCGAAGACCTCTGTCTCCCCGCCCTGGTGGCCTAA
- a CDS encoding tRNA (cytidine(34)-2'-O)-methyltransferase, translated as MVQVVLVHPQIPPNTGNIARTCAATATSLHLVGPLGFELSDRYLKRAGLDYWPHVDLHYYPDVAAFLAHWQTVGGNLVGFSVRGTDSYLDYEFQATDWLLFGSESDGLPAELRAQCTHLLYIPMPAGAVRSLNLSASAAIALFEAYRQLKYFDS; from the coding sequence ATGGTACAGGTCGTTTTGGTTCATCCTCAAATTCCCCCCAATACAGGCAATATTGCCCGTACATGCGCTGCCACAGCCACCTCGTTACATTTAGTTGGCCCGCTAGGATTTGAGTTAAGTGACCGTTATCTGAAGCGAGCTGGCCTAGACTACTGGCCCCATGTCGATCTTCACTACTATCCTGACGTGGCAGCTTTTCTGGCTCATTGGCAAACGGTCGGAGGCAACCTGGTTGGCTTCAGTGTGAGGGGAACAGATAGTTATCTAGACTACGAATTCCAGGCAACGGATTGGCTGCTCTTTGGCAGTGAAAGTGATGGCCTGCCAGCAGAACTCCGGGCCCAATGCACTCATCTCCTCTACATTCCCATGCCTGCTGGTGCAGTGCGGAGTTTGAACTTGTCGGCGAGTGCCGCTATTGCTCTCTTTGAGGCCTATCGCCAGTTAAAGTACTTTGATTCATGA
- a CDS encoding peptidoglycan DD-metalloendopeptidase family protein codes for MPFVKASESLLTESEGYRRVRRSAALLGLAISMSASSLVLSHRANATTSTETETATTTLAKLSLSSTPEVPSLEPKPPETIAASNLAPPSLKYQVRAGETIWQISQDFHLSPELIAATNQITTDTPLVEGQTLKIPSTTSRVPLLPLASIPPLRPTLVSASPQSLPEPQRSEPQPRQVSSHSPVALASPAPEIQAEVADVSQPIQVIPAEAPVLSEKLQAAAQEAGISVPPAPAPISELNRPVPIFVPTPDAAILPPKQPRAEVTRLPAQSTPLPPVLATPPIPRKPESELIPRTQEPPVASIPQRPTVTAFNQPINIPVIPPETSTVRSQAMASPQLVPQGSSAPAATLTYQVKPGDTINYIARQHGLKPEAILRANSIDNPNLIQVNQTLVIPQHQVAVAPAPALPRLVTPTATSQSRTPRTTVGLLPDVAVQPTVTTTENPLAQETQRLKAEVAQLPSSSQHQAATPGAIPLTVEPASQESLDAYDINPQWNAQRQPSQSNRSLPRGFTAPRTALEQIQRNYGARSNARNLEDSQIVGAAPVSPEEYNDELQLPVGIEVSPEFPESPKEFTGYIWPAKGVLTSGFGRRWGRPHRGIDIAAPIGTPIMAAAPGEVIFAGWNSGGFGNLVKIRHADGSVTYYGHTNRVLVRTGELVQQGQQVAEMGSTGRSTGPHLHFEIRPDGKTAVNPIAMLPQRR; via the coding sequence ATGCCATTCGTGAAGGCCTCGGAAAGCTTGTTGACTGAAAGTGAGGGATATCGTCGAGTCCGCCGCTCCGCGGCTCTCCTCGGACTAGCTATCTCCATGAGTGCCTCTAGTCTCGTTCTTTCTCATCGAGCCAACGCAACGACAAGTACTGAAACCGAGACTGCAACTACTACCCTGGCCAAGCTATCGCTTTCCTCAACCCCTGAAGTCCCGAGTCTAGAACCGAAGCCCCCAGAAACCATAGCTGCTTCCAACTTGGCGCCACCTAGCCTCAAGTACCAAGTCCGAGCAGGAGAGACCATCTGGCAAATTAGCCAAGACTTCCATCTGAGCCCCGAACTCATTGCCGCCACGAATCAAATCACGACCGATACTCCACTAGTAGAAGGGCAGACGCTCAAAATTCCCTCCACAACCTCCCGCGTCCCTCTGCTTCCCCTTGCTTCAATCCCCCCTCTCCGTCCGACGCTGGTTAGTGCTTCGCCTCAATCACTTCCTGAGCCCCAACGATCCGAACCACAACCCCGCCAAGTTTCCAGTCATTCCCCCGTAGCTTTAGCTAGCCCGGCACCCGAAATTCAAGCCGAGGTAGCTGATGTCAGTCAGCCCATCCAAGTCATTCCGGCAGAAGCCCCCGTTTTGTCGGAAAAACTCCAGGCAGCAGCCCAGGAAGCCGGTATTTCTGTTCCTCCGGCCCCGGCCCCCATCTCGGAATTGAATCGGCCCGTGCCCATTTTTGTCCCTACTCCCGACGCTGCTATTCTACCGCCGAAGCAACCTAGGGCGGAGGTGACTCGTCTACCGGCACAATCTACTCCGCTACCTCCAGTGCTAGCCACTCCTCCTATACCTCGTAAGCCGGAATCCGAGTTGATCCCACGAACCCAAGAGCCCCCAGTAGCCTCCATTCCTCAACGACCCACTGTAACAGCCTTTAATCAGCCGATTAATATTCCCGTTATTCCCCCAGAAACCTCAACTGTCCGCTCCCAAGCAATGGCATCTCCTCAACTGGTGCCCCAGGGGAGTTCGGCCCCCGCAGCGACCTTAACCTATCAGGTCAAACCGGGAGATACGATTAATTACATTGCCCGTCAGCACGGACTCAAACCAGAGGCAATCCTACGGGCTAACAGCATTGATAACCCTAATTTAATTCAAGTTAACCAGACTCTGGTGATCCCTCAGCACCAAGTCGCAGTCGCTCCAGCTCCTGCCCTGCCTCGTCTGGTCACACCTACAGCGACGTCCCAGTCCAGGACTCCCCGCACCACGGTGGGTTTACTGCCGGATGTTGCTGTCCAACCGACAGTGACGACAACCGAGAATCCTTTAGCCCAGGAAACCCAACGGCTGAAAGCTGAGGTGGCCCAACTCCCATCCTCCAGCCAACACCAGGCAGCTACTCCAGGGGCGATTCCATTGACGGTGGAGCCAGCTAGTCAAGAATCTTTAGATGCCTATGATATCAATCCCCAGTGGAATGCTCAGCGTCAACCGTCCCAGAGCAACCGCTCCCTGCCCAGGGGCTTTACGGCACCCCGCACAGCCCTAGAGCAAATTCAACGCAACTATGGCGCCCGTTCCAATGCTCGAAATCTTGAGGACTCCCAAATTGTTGGCGCTGCACCGGTTTCACCAGAAGAATACAATGATGAACTCCAATTGCCTGTCGGCATTGAAGTTAGCCCTGAATTTCCAGAGTCACCAAAGGAATTTACGGGTTATATCTGGCCCGCTAAGGGAGTGTTGACCTCTGGTTTTGGCCGTCGTTGGGGCCGTCCCCACCGAGGTATTGATATCGCAGCCCCCATTGGCACACCAATTATGGCCGCCGCCCCCGGCGAAGTTATTTTTGCTGGCTGGAATTCTGGTGGGTTTGGAAACTTAGTTAAAATTCGCCATGCTGATGGTAGTGTGACCTACTACGGTCATACCAATCGCGTTTTGGTTCGCACCGGCGAGCTTGTTCAACAGGGCCAACAAGTCGCAGAGATGGGAAGTACGGGACGAAGCACCGGCCCCCACCTCCACTTCGAGATTCGTCCCGATGGAAAAACAGCGGTCAATCCAATAGCCATGCTTCCCCAGAGACGCTGA
- a CDS encoding DUF928 domain-containing protein, protein MLTKSIGLALAAWGIWTPMLLASPGTNEVWLSLKFPTSAERGAPTATSGAGTRGSSCLGPTQLQVIAPEVESLTTTSNPHLFVYVPTTTLEEGQVLLVDAQGREVYESTVKLPSQASILNLALPTSVSLDFNQSYTWQFSISCQGKTDYVEANLRRVEIAPTLKSQLAQAKTPLDQAQFYANQQIWQDTLQALAPLQSTQPQEWQELLTSVGLKSLAPYPIQLIQLK, encoded by the coding sequence ATGTTGACAAAATCTATCGGCTTGGCCCTGGCCGCCTGGGGAATTTGGACGCCAATGCTTCTGGCTTCCCCGGGTACAAATGAAGTATGGCTGAGTCTGAAATTTCCTACTTCCGCAGAACGGGGCGCCCCCACCGCAACTAGTGGAGCCGGAACCCGAGGCAGTAGTTGTTTGGGGCCAACGCAACTCCAGGTCATAGCCCCAGAAGTGGAATCGTTAACAACGACCAGTAATCCCCATCTCTTTGTCTATGTCCCCACAACCACTTTAGAGGAAGGACAAGTGCTCCTCGTTGATGCCCAAGGTCGGGAAGTCTATGAAAGTACGGTCAAGCTCCCTAGTCAAGCGAGTATTTTGAACCTTGCTCTGCCAACGTCTGTCTCCCTAGATTTTAATCAATCCTATACTTGGCAGTTTTCCATTAGCTGTCAGGGCAAAACTGATTATGTTGAAGCTAATCTAAGACGGGTAGAAATAGCACCAACCCTCAAAAGCCAATTGGCCCAGGCAAAAACCCCCCTAGATCAGGCCCAATTCTATGCTAACCAGCAAATCTGGCAGGATACTCTGCAGGCCCTAGCTCCTTTGCAGTCCACCCAACCCCAGGAATGGCAGGAATTATTAACCTCCGTTGGGCTAAAATCCCTAGCCCCCTATCCTATCCAGCTCATTCAGCTCAAATAG
- a CDS encoding inositol monophosphatase family protein has protein sequence MEMHWPEVLEFCQHTTAELALFLATKFAKVVADRKQDGSLVTEADQWTDQELRLRLSQRFPTHGLLTEETSHIFPANDWCWVIDPIDGTTNFTRGIPIWGISLGLLYRGTPVFGFVHFPLLQQSFWGYWFQGSGLTGPTGAYLNGEPIHVSTDQPSSNHLFNLCARSMAIMVKPFPCKFRLMGVASYNILLVAAGTALGGAEKTPKIWDIAGAWPILRAAGGSFLFLGSGSIFPLQVGRDYGHYPVPCLTASQPALLEQFRPLVMPILESPPPESQLRNEVAKIEAEQTFSQP, from the coding sequence ATGGAGATGCACTGGCCGGAGGTTCTCGAGTTTTGTCAACACACAACGGCGGAGCTTGCCCTTTTTCTTGCCACTAAATTTGCCAAGGTCGTCGCCGACCGAAAGCAAGATGGAAGCTTGGTCACTGAGGCCGACCAATGGACAGACCAGGAACTCCGACTCCGCTTGAGCCAACGCTTCCCTACCCATGGCCTATTGACGGAAGAAACCAGTCATATTTTCCCGGCTAACGATTGGTGTTGGGTCATCGATCCCATTGATGGAACCACCAATTTTACGAGGGGAATTCCCATTTGGGGCATTTCCCTGGGCCTGCTCTACCGTGGTACTCCCGTCTTTGGTTTTGTTCATTTTCCCCTGCTTCAGCAATCGTTTTGGGGCTACTGGTTCCAAGGCAGTGGCCTGACAGGGCCGACGGGGGCCTATCTCAATGGAGAGCCGATCCACGTGAGTACTGATCAACCCAGCTCCAACCATCTCTTTAATCTCTGTGCCCGGAGTATGGCCATCATGGTCAAGCCCTTTCCCTGTAAATTTCGCTTGATGGGCGTTGCTAGCTACAATATCTTGCTGGTGGCGGCAGGAACGGCCCTGGGGGGAGCAGAAAAAACGCCTAAAATTTGGGATATTGCCGGGGCCTGGCCCATTTTACGGGCCGCCGGGGGCAGTTTTCTCTTCCTCGGTTCAGGTTCTATCTTTCCCCTTCAGGTCGGCCGGGACTACGGCCATTATCCGGTTCCCTGTCTGACCGCTAGCCAACCAGCTCTGCTGGAACAGTTTCGGCCTCTAGTTATGCCAATTTTAGAGTCGCCCCCCCCGGAGTCACAATTGCGGAATGAAGTCGCTAAGATTGAAGCAGAGCAGACATTCTCTCAACCATAG
- the dxs gene encoding 1-deoxy-D-xylulose-5-phosphate synthase: MHISELTHPNQLHGLSIRQLEEIARQIREKHLQTVATSGGHLGPGLGVVELTIALYYTLDLDQDKVIWDVGHQAYPHKLLTGRYDRFHTLRQKDGIAGYLKRCESQFDHFGAGHASTSISAGLGMALARDAKGEDFKVVSIIGDGALTGGMALEAINHAGHLPHTNLMVVLNDNEMSISPNVGAISRYLNKVRLNPAVQNLADNLEEQFKHLPFFGDSLSPEMERLREGMKRLAVSKVGAVIEELGFTYFGPIDGHNLQELIDTFKQAQKVHGPVLVHVATVKGKGYDLAEKDQVGYHAQSPFNLSTGKAYPSSKPKPPSYSKVFAHTLTKLAEENPRIMGITAAMATGTGLDKLQAKLPQQYIDVGIAEQHAVTLAAGLACEGIRPVVAIYSTFLQRAYDQVIHDVCIQNLPVFICMDRAGIVGADGPTHQGMYDIAYLRCIPNLTIMAPKDEAELQRMLVTGVNYTAGPIAMRYPRGNGIGVPLMEEGWEGLEIGKGEILRHGDDVLLLGYGSMVYPALQVAEILGEHGIQATVVNARFVKPLDTDLIVPLAERIGKVVTLEEGCLMGGFGSAVAEALLDHQVLVPVKRLGVPDILVDHATPAESMADLGLTPPQMADDVLKTFFRRQAPVAVC; this comes from the coding sequence ATGCACATAAGCGAACTGACCCATCCTAACCAGTTACATGGGCTGTCAATCCGGCAACTGGAGGAGATTGCTCGTCAAATCCGCGAGAAACATCTGCAAACCGTCGCTACCAGTGGGGGGCATTTAGGCCCTGGTCTGGGCGTGGTGGAGTTAACCATTGCCCTCTACTACACCCTAGACCTCGATCAAGATAAGGTCATCTGGGATGTGGGCCACCAGGCCTATCCCCACAAGCTATTAACGGGACGCTATGATCGCTTCCATACCCTCCGACAAAAGGATGGCATTGCAGGCTACCTCAAGCGATGTGAAAGTCAGTTCGACCATTTTGGAGCCGGCCACGCCTCCACCAGTATTTCTGCTGGACTGGGAATGGCCCTGGCGCGGGATGCCAAGGGGGAAGATTTTAAAGTGGTCTCGATTATTGGTGATGGTGCCCTGACGGGGGGCATGGCCCTGGAAGCCATTAACCATGCTGGCCATCTGCCCCACACCAACCTAATGGTGGTATTGAACGATAACGAAATGTCCATTTCTCCCAACGTGGGGGCCATTTCTCGCTACTTGAACAAAGTCCGCCTCAACCCCGCTGTTCAAAATTTAGCCGACAATCTGGAGGAGCAATTCAAACATTTGCCTTTCTTCGGCGATTCCCTCAGCCCGGAAATGGAACGCCTGCGGGAAGGCATGAAGCGTCTGGCAGTGTCCAAGGTGGGCGCCGTGATTGAAGAATTGGGCTTTACCTACTTTGGCCCCATTGATGGCCATAACCTCCAAGAGCTCATCGATACCTTTAAGCAGGCCCAAAAAGTCCATGGCCCGGTTCTTGTTCATGTGGCAACAGTGAAGGGCAAGGGTTACGACCTAGCGGAAAAAGACCAAGTGGGGTATCACGCCCAGAGTCCTTTCAATCTGTCTACCGGTAAGGCCTACCCTTCCAGCAAGCCTAAGCCCCCCAGTTATTCCAAGGTTTTTGCCCACACCCTAACGAAATTAGCGGAAGAAAATCCCCGCATTATGGGCATTACCGCCGCCATGGCCACCGGAACGGGCCTGGATAAACTTCAAGCCAAATTACCTCAGCAATATATTGATGTCGGCATTGCAGAACAGCACGCCGTCACCCTAGCGGCGGGCCTGGCCTGTGAAGGGATTCGGCCAGTCGTCGCTATCTATTCGACCTTTCTGCAACGGGCCTACGACCAAGTCATCCACGATGTCTGTATTCAAAACCTGCCGGTCTTTATCTGTATGGATCGGGCTGGCATTGTCGGCGCCGACGGGCCGACCCACCAGGGCATGTACGATATTGCCTACCTACGCTGTATTCCCAACCTAACGATCATGGCCCCCAAAGATGAAGCCGAACTCCAGCGAATGCTGGTGACGGGGGTGAACTATACCGCTGGCCCCATTGCCATGCGCTACCCTCGGGGCAATGGCATCGGAGTGCCCTTGATGGAAGAGGGTTGGGAAGGTCTGGAGATTGGCAAGGGAGAAATTCTTCGTCACGGCGATGATGTGCTCCTGTTGGGCTACGGCTCAATGGTCTATCCGGCCCTGCAGGTGGCGGAAATTCTCGGTGAACACGGCATCCAGGCCACTGTTGTCAATGCTCGTTTTGTCAAACCCCTAGATACGGACTTGATTGTTCCCCTCGCTGAGCGGATCGGCAAGGTTGTCACCCTAGAAGAAGGTTGTCTGATGGGCGGGTTTGGCTCGGCCGTCGCCGAAGCCCTACTGGATCATCAGGTATTAGTGCCAGTCAAACGCCTAGGGGTTCCCGACATCCTGGTGGATCATGCGACACCGGCAGAATCCATGGCAGATCTGGGCCTGACTCCACCACAAATGGCTGATGATGTCCTGAAAACTTTTTTCCGTCGCCAGGCCCCTGTTGCTGTCTGTTAG